In Pseudomonadaceae bacterium SI-3, the sequence GCGCTGGGCCGGCTGCCGGCACTGCTTACTGCTGAGTCACGGTGGCCATGTTGCCTGAGCCCATCTGAGAAACGATTGCCGAGTCGCCCATGCCGCTCTGCATCAGCATCGCCTGGTTTCCTACGCCGCCCTGAAGCACGGTCGCCATGTTGTCCTGGCCAGCTTGCGTCAAGCTGACTTCGTTGTCCGAGCCATAGATCTGCTGGATGTCGGCCACGTTGAGGTCGCCGCCCTGCATCACGTCCACACGGTTGTTGTCGCCGTAGCTGGAACCGGTCAGCTCGTTGCCGTTGCCGCTCTGGTTGGCGGTGAGCAGGTTGTCAGAGCCGTCCTGGGCGAATTCGATCAGCTGATCGGTGCCTTCCTGAGTGACGTAAGCCTCGTTGAACTGCCCGTTCTGCTGCAGCGAAGCAGTCATCATGCTGCCGTCTTGATCGACGATGGCATAGTTGTTGTTGCCGGTCTGCTCGGTGCTGGCGGTGTTGCTATCGCCAACCTGGAAGATGTCGGCGCTGTTGGCGGTGCCGTCTTGGAAGATCGACGCGGTCTGCAGCGAGCCGCTCTGGTCGATGTAGGCTTCGTTCTGCAGTCCGTTGGACCGGATATCAGCGCTATGCTCGGCGCCTTCCTGGGTGACGGACGCGACCTGCATATCACCCTGCTGGTCGATATTAGCGACGGAGTCAGAAACGTCCATCTGATAAACAGTGGCGTCGTTGTCGTTGCCTTCCTGATTAACCACGCCGTCGTTGCGCGCGCCATTTTCCTGCCAGACCAGCGAGACGTTGTCATTGCCGATCTGGCGTTGTTCCGAAACGCTCAGCTCGGTGTTGCTCTGGATGGATTCGGCGAAGTTGTCGCTGCCGTCCTGGTCGATGACTGCGGTGCTCAGGTCAGCTGCGGTCTGCTCGGTGTACGCAGTATTGAAACTGCCCTCCTGGTACTGGCGAGCGGTGGCGCCGGTGGAGTCGCTCTGGACAATGCTCGCATCATGGTTGTCGCCACTTTGCAGCTGGATGGCTTCGCTCTGCACGGTCGAGGACTGCACGATGTCCGCGCGGTTCAGGTCGCCAGTTTGCGTCTGCACGGCATCGGACATCGTGGCCTGAGTCTGGGTCACCATGCCGTCGTTGCTGGCGCCGGTCTGGGCCTGGTAGGAAATGTTGTCCTGACCACCAGTCTGAGTCACTTCGACAATGTTGTCGGCACCGTTCTGATTCTGTTCTGCGCTGTTGTCTTGGGCGTGAGCCTGAGTGGCCAGAATCGCGATGATGGCGGCTGCGAGGGGCTTGCACTTGAACATTTCATCTCTCCATGGATTTTGGATGCGTGTCGCTCCTGACTGGGCGGCTGCGCAGGTCTGCTGGGCGGCGGCTACTGCGGATCAGTCCTGGAACTGCATCGATCCTAAATGCCGCTCGTGACAGATAAGTGTCGATTCGCTTGTTTGTCGACATTTTTATGACGAATGACAGGGGCGGCCATATGCGACTCCCGGCAGCCCGCTCTACGCCCCCCGCTCAGGCCACCTCTACGCCCGAGCCATACGCCTCGGTATTACGCTGCCGGGAGGATGTTGCGGCGGGATGACGCACCTAGAGTGGCGGCGTGTTCCCCCAAACATCGAAGGTTGGTTGTATGAATCGCAATGACTGGTGGCGCGGCGGCGTCATATATCAGGTTTACCCGCGCAGCTTTTTCGACAGCAACGGCGACGGGGTCGGCGATCTGCTCGGTGTGGTCGAGAAGATCGACTACATCGCCAGCCTCAACGTCGATGCCATCTGGCTGTCGCCGTTCTTCACCTCGCCCATGAAGGACTTCGGCTATGACGTGTCCGATTACCGCGGCGTAGATCCGCTGTTCGGCACGCTGGAAGACTTCAAACAGGTCATCGACGTTGCTCATGCGCGTGGCATTCGCATCCTCATCGATCAGGTACTCAATCACTCGTCCGATCAGCACGCCTGGTTCAAGGAAAGCCGCTCGAGCCGCGACAACGACAAAGCCGACTGGTACGTCTGGGCCGATCCGAAAGATGACGGCACCGTGCCCAACAATTGGCTGTCGGTCTTCGGCGGTGCCGCCTGGACCTGGGACAGCCGCCGCAAGCAGTACTACCTGCACAACTTCCTCTCCAGCCAGCCGGACCTCAACTTCCATTGTGAAGCGGTGCAGCAACAGCTGCTCGAGGACATGGAGTTCTGGTTGAAACTCGGCGTTGACGGCTTCCGTCTGGACGCGGCGAACTTCTATTTCCACGACCGTGAACTGCGGGACAACCCGCCGAACCATGACATTCGCGAAGGCAGCATCGGCGTTCGCGCCGACAATCCTTATGCCTTCCAGAAGCACGTGTACGACAAGACCCAGCCGGAAAACCTCGACTTCCTGCGGCGTATTCGCCAGTTGCTGGAACGCTATCCGGGCAGCGCCACGGTGGCCGAAATCGGTTGCGACCATTCGTTGAGCACCATGGCCGCTTACACGGGAGGCAGCGACACGCTGCACATGGCGTACTCCTTCGATTTGCTGACCGAACAGTGCAGCCCGGGTTTTCTGCGGCACACCATCGACTGCGTGGAACGCGAGTTGGTAGACGGCTGGCCGTGCTGGTCCATCGGCAACCACGATGTGGTGCGGGTCATGAGCCGCTGGGCGCTCGCCAATCAGCCGGATCTGGCGCGCGGCCGCATGTTCATGGCGATGCTACTGACCATGCGCGGCAGCGTGTGCCTTTATCAGGGCGAGGAGCTGGGGCTGGATGAGGCCGAGCTGCAGTTCGAGCAACTGGTCGATCCTTACGGCATTCGCTTCTGGCCAGAATTCAAGGGCCGCGACGGTTGCCGCACGCCGATGCCCTGGCATGATCAGGACCTGCACGGTGGCTTCAGCCGAGAGCAGCCCTGGTTGCCGATGGCCGATCGTCACTTGCCAATGTCAGTGGCCGCCCAGGAGCAGGACCCGAATTCGATGCTCAACATCTATCGCCGGTTTCTTGCATGGCGTCAGGACCAGCGCTTGTTGATCGAAGGCAGTATGCGCACCGTTTACCATGACGATGCGCTGCTGGTGTACGAGCGCCGCCTGGACGATGAGGTTTGGGTATGTCTGTTCAATATGGGCGATAGCGCACGGCACTTTGATCTGTCGGCTCCGGTCGAAGGCCTCGACGTGCCCTCGGCATCAGCCGTTTTCGAGGGGCACGGCGTACATTTGCCGGCGCATGGATTCGGATTTGCGCGCCGGCTTGGCTGAGCGAGTCGGTTGAGACGGGCATCTGGTCCGTCTCAACCGGGTTGCTGTCGCCCGTTTCGCTTGCCGCGATGCGTCGTGGCGGCTGTTTGAAGGAGAACAACAATAATGGCCAGCGTAACCCTGCGGAATATCTGCAAGAGCTTTGATGACGTCCCTATCACCCGCAATATCGATCTGGATATTGCTGACGGCGAATTTGTGGTGTTCGTGGGCCCGTCCGGTTGTGGCAAGTCGACACTGTTGCGACTGATTGCCGGGTTGGAAGACATCACGGACGGGGAGCTGCGCATCGATGGCGAGCGGGTCAATGAGCTGCCGCCTATGGATCGTTCAGTGGGCATGGTGTTCCAGTCCTATGCGCTCTACCCGCATATGAATGTCGCGGAAAACATGGCGTTCGGTCTGAAGCTGGCGAAGATCGACAAGGCCGAAATCAAGCGTCGCGTCGACTCGGTGGCGAAAATTCTTCAGCTCGATCAGATGCTTGATCGCAAACCCAAGGATCTGTCCGGCGGCCAGCGCCAGCGCGTCGCCATCGGCCGGACCATGGTGCGGGAACCGAAGGTATTTCTGTTCGACGAGCCGTTGTCGAACCTCGATGCCTTTCTCCGCGTGCAGATGCGTATTGAGATCTCGCGCCTGCATCAGCGACTGCAGTCCACGATGATCTAT encodes:
- a CDS encoding alpha-glucosidase, with product MNRNDWWRGGVIYQVYPRSFFDSNGDGVGDLLGVVEKIDYIASLNVDAIWLSPFFTSPMKDFGYDVSDYRGVDPLFGTLEDFKQVIDVAHARGIRILIDQVLNHSSDQHAWFKESRSSRDNDKADWYVWADPKDDGTVPNNWLSVFGGAAWTWDSRRKQYYLHNFLSSQPDLNFHCEAVQQQLLEDMEFWLKLGVDGFRLDAANFYFHDRELRDNPPNHDIREGSIGVRADNPYAFQKHVYDKTQPENLDFLRRIRQLLERYPGSATVAEIGCDHSLSTMAAYTGGSDTLHMAYSFDLLTEQCSPGFLRHTIDCVERELVDGWPCWSIGNHDVVRVMSRWALANQPDLARGRMFMAMLLTMRGSVCLYQGEELGLDEAELQFEQLVDPYGIRFWPEFKGRDGCRTPMPWHDQDLHGGFSREQPWLPMADRHLPMSVAAQEQDPNSMLNIYRRFLAWRQDQRLLIEGSMRTVYHDDALLVYERRLDDEVWVCLFNMGDSARHFDLSAPVEGLDVPSASAVFEGHGVHLPAHGFGFARRLG
- a CDS encoding maltose/maltodextrin ABC transporter ATP-binding protein MalK, whose amino-acid sequence is MASVTLRNICKSFDDVPITRNIDLDIADGEFVVFVGPSGCGKSTLLRLIAGLEDITDGELRIDGERVNELPPMDRSVGMVFQSYALYPHMNVAENMAFGLKLAKIDKAEIKRRVDSVAKILQLDQMLDRKPKDLSGGQRQRVAIGRTMVREPKVFLFDEPLSNLDAFLRVQMRIEISRLHQRLQSTMIYVTHDQVEAMTLADKIVVLNAGRIAQVGPPLELYHYPKNQFVAGFIGSPQMNFLPVKVIRADAESVEVAMPGGSALRLPVDGSQVAPGDALTLGVRPEHFVDSEQADFVFHGEIAVAERLGDHNLLHLNFEGVDEMVAVASDGNRRVAVGQAYATGLLANKCHLFRADGQACDRHYREPALFG